A window of the Hordeum vulgare subsp. vulgare chromosome 5H, MorexV3_pseudomolecules_assembly, whole genome shotgun sequence genome harbors these coding sequences:
- the LOC123397945 gene encoding probable WRKY transcription factor 54, whose translation MQRSRGCAPGGEHGWAAADGGGMQLQRRERELVAQLHELLYPSTSPSRSGASSCSGLAAELYWEHGSSQVKATASCGGGKRRGGRKRAREDERHEEGQGQRAGAATATKATTRCRRKKLGTTTRTLVTTVPDFDGYQWRKYGQKQIEAAMHPRSYYRCTNSTNQGCPAKRTVQRNDDDGNDNGRPKYTVVYISEHSCKSTESAAVPVILETTVRADTAAAPDVDVVPGSSSSAISSETQSPASSSDLTWSSGGSEDGANPPPRARDDYSRLFAIEDECWWWNPSPAPAVAPALLQEMDFDGPIRSPVHVAAADGSWINDLFVNEPPFVLNSCHLFAL comes from the exons ATGCAGAGGAGCAGAGGTTGTGCCCCGGGTGGTGAGCACGGCTGGGCAGCGGCGGACGGCGGCGGGATGCAGCTGCAGCGCCGGGAGAGGGAGCTGGTGGCGCAGCTGCACGAGCTGCTGTACCCGTCCACGTCGCCGTCTCGAAGCGGCGCGTCCTCGTGTTCTGGCCTTGCGGCTGAGTTGTACTGGGAGCACGGCAGCTCGCAGGTGAAGGCAACGGCGTCGTGCGGCGGAGGCAAACGGCGCGGGGGTCGCAAGAGAGCCCGGGAGGATGAACGGCACGAGGAGGGGCAAGGACAACGCGCCGGTGCTGCGACTGCGACGAAGGCTACTACTCGTTGCAGGAGGAAGAAGCTAGGCACAACGACGAGGACGCTCGTCACGACGGTGCCGGATTTCGACGGTTACCAGTGGAGGAAGTACGGCCAGAAGCAGATCGAAGCGGCCATGCACCCCag GAGTTACTACCGGTGCACCAACAGCACGAACCAGGGCTGCCCGGCCAAACGGACGGTGCAGCGCAATGACGACGATGGCAACGACAATGGACGGCCGAAGTATACGGTGGTGTACATCTCGGAGCACAGCTGCAAGTCGACAGAGTCGGCGGCAGTGCCGGTGATCCTCGAGACCACCGTCCGCGCCGACACGGCAGCAGCTCCAGACGTCGACGTCGTTCCCGGTAGCAGCTCTAGTGCTATCAGTTCGGAGACTCAGTCGCCGGCAAGCTCCTCGGATCTAACATGGAGCAGCGGCGGGAGTGAAGACGGTGCCAATCCGCCGCCGAGAGCGCGCGACGATTATTCGCGTCTGTTCGCTATCGAGGATGAGTGCTGGTGGTGGAACCCGTCGCCGGCGCCCGCTGTTGCTCCTGCGTTGCTCCAGGAGATGGACTTCGACGGGCCGATCAGGTCGCCGGTGCACGTCGCGGCAGCGGACGGAAGTTGGATTAACGACTTGTTCGTGAACGAACCACCATTTGTTCTCAACAGCTGCCACTTGTTTGCTCTCTAG